Proteins encoded in a region of the Aphelocoma coerulescens isolate FSJ_1873_10779 chromosome 28, UR_Acoe_1.0, whole genome shotgun sequence genome:
- the COMP gene encoding cartilage oligomeric matrix protein: MGSRGKAAGSDLPAGAAAAPTLPRNSEMIPALVVFFLLSCPLSLCQQRRIGGEVGPEMLQEMRETNRVLLEVRDLLKQQIKEITFLKNTVMECDACGMRPEVTGPVITMTQFNRCLPNPCFPGVPCTETGASFRCGPCPPGYSGNGTHCTDINECNANPCFPKVQCINTNPGFRCDPCPPGFTGQLLEGVGMAFARANKQVCTDINECETGAARNCVPNSICINTRGSYKCGACKPGFVGDQLSGCRSQTAPGTRRCPNGEISPCHEKAECIVERDGSLSCQCLVGWAGNGYVCGKDTDIDGIPDEKQRCSDKKCRKDNCMTVPNSGQEDADRDGIGDACDDDADGDGIPNAEDNCVYTRNTDQRNADKDNFGDACDNCRQVKNNDQKDIDGDGKGDECDDDMDGDGIKNPMDNCRRVPNPDQRDRDGDGVGDACDSCPTLSNPDQKDTDHDLVGDVCDTNQDSDGDGHQDSRDNCPTVPNSSQLDTDNDGLGDECDDDDDDDGIPDLRPPGPDNCRLVPNPGQEDSDGDGVGNLCEDDFDRDMVIDRIDVCPENAEVTLTDFRAFQTVVLDPEGDAQIDPNWIVLNQGMEIVQTMNSDPGLAVGYTAFNGVDFEGTFHVNTATDDDYAGFIFGYQDSSSFYVVMWKQMEQTYWQANPFRAVAEPGIQLKAVKSKTGPGEYLRNSLWHTGDTTDQVKLLWKDPRNSGWKDKTSYRWFLQHRPQVGYIRARFYEGPEVVADTGVVLDTTMRGGRLGVFCFSQENIIWSNLRYRCNDTIPEDYETFRVQQD; the protein is encoded by the exons ATGGGGAGCAGAGGCAAAGCTGCAGGTTCAGAtctccctgcaggagcagctgctgcacccACCCTGCCCCGAAATTCCGAGATGATTCCAGCTCTGGTTgtgtttttcctcctctcctgtcCCCTCTCCTTGTGTCAGCAGAGAAGAATAG gAGGAGAAGTTGGGCCAGAAATGCTGCAAGAGATGAGGGAAACCAATCGTGTGCTGCTGGAAGTTCGGGATTTGTTGAAGCAGCAG ATCAAGGAGATAACATTCCTGAAGAACACGGTCATGGAGTGCGATGCCTGCG GGATGCGGCCAGAGGTGACAGGTCCTGTCATCACCATGACCCAGTTCAACCGGTGCCTCCCCAATCCCTGCTTCCCCGGAGTTCCCTGCACCGAGACCGGCGCCAGCTTCCGCTGCGGGCCCTGTCCCCCCGGCTATTCCGGGAACGGCACCCACTGCACCGACATCAACGAG TGCAATGCCAACCCCTGCTTCCCGAAAGTGCAGTGCATTAACACCAACCCCGGCTTCCGCTGCGACCCCTGCCCGCCCGGCTTCACcgggcagctgctggaaggggTGGGAATGGCCTTTGCCAGGGCCAACAAACAG GTGTGCACCGACATCAACGAGTGTGAGACCGGAGCTGCCAGGAACTGTGTCCCAAACTCCATCTGCATCAACACCCGG GGATCCTACAAGTGCGGGGCCTGTAAGCCGGGCTTTGTGGGCGATCAGCTgagcggctgcaggagccagaCGGCGCCGGGGACGCGGCGCTGCCCCAACGGCGAGATCAGCCCGTGCCACGAGAAAGCCGAGTGCATCGTGGAGAGGGACGGCTCCCTGTCCTGCCAG tgCCTCGTGGGGTGGGCAGGGAACGGTTACGTGTGCGGGAAGGACACGGACATCGACGGAATCCCCGACGAGAAGCAGCGCTGCTCCGACAAGAAATGCCGCAAG GATAACTGCATGACCGTCCCCAACTCCGGCCAGGAGGACGCGGACAGGGACGGGATCGGAGACGCCTGCGACGATGATGCCGACGGAGACGGGATCCCGAACGCTGAG gACAACTGTGTGTACACGAGGAACACGGACCAGCGCAACGCCGACAAGGACAACTTTGGGGACGCGTGTGACAACTGCCGGCAGGTGAAGAACAACGACCAGAAGGACATCGATGGCGACGGGAAGGGCGACGAGTGTGACGATGACATGGATGGGGACG GGATCAAAAACCCCATGGACAACTGCAGGAGAGTGCCCAACCCTGAccagagggacagggacggggatggTGTGGGGGACGCCTGTGACAGCTGCCCCACCCTCAGCAACCCCGACCAG AAAGACACTGACCACGATCTGGTGGGAGATGTCTGTGACACCAACCAGGACAG CGACGGGGACGGGCACCAGGATTCCCGGGATAACTGCCCCACAGTGCCCAACAGCTCCCAGCTGGACACGGACAACGACGGGCTGGGGGACGAGTgtgacgacgacgacgacgacgacgggATCCCGGATCTGAGGCCCCCCGGCCCCGACAACTGCAGGCTGGTCCCCAACCCTGGCCAGGAGGACTCCGATG GGGACGGCGTGGGGAACCTGTGTGAGGACGACTTCGACAGGGACATGGTGATCGACAGGATCGACGTCTGCCCCGAGAACGCCGAGGTGACGCTCACCGACTTCAGGGCCTTCCAGACCGTGGTGCTGGACCCCGAGGGGGACGCTCAGATCGACCCCAACTGGATCGTCCTCAACCAG GGCATGGAGATTGTCCAGACCATGAACAGCGATCCTGGCCTGGCAGTAG GGTACACAGCCTTTAACGGGGTGGACTTTGAGGGCACCTTCCACGTCAACACGGCCACGGACGACGACTACGCCGGGTTCATATTCGGGTACCAGGACAGCTCCAGCTTCTACGTGGTCATGTGGAAGCAGATGGAGCAGACCTACTGGCAGGCAAACCCCTTCCGGGCAGTGGCAGAGCCTGGAATTCAGCTGAAG GCAGTGAAATCCAAAACCGGCCCCGGGGAGTACCTCCGGAATTCCCTGTGGCACACGGGAGACACCACGGACCAGGTGAAGCTGCTCTGGAAAGACCCCCGGAATTCCGGCTGGAAGGACAAGACCTCCTACCGCTGGTTCCTGCAGCACCGGCCCCAGGTCGGCTACATCAG GGCTCGGTTCTACGAAGGCCCCGAGGTCGTGGCAGACACCGGAGTTGTCCTGGACACCACCATGAGAGGGGGACGCCTCGgggtcttctgcttctcccaggagaacatcatctggtccaacctccgtTACCGCTGCAACG ACACCATCCCAGAGGACTACGAGACGTTCCGGGTCCAGCAGGACTAA